From the Oxobacter pfennigii genome, one window contains:
- a CDS encoding MurR/RpiR family transcriptional regulator has product MNFLDLNTQIDDMTGSQKKIADFISKNHARLAYLTEKEIAEELKISPATISRFWRTIGFSNSKEFKKYLKEKMTTTPANKLEDILNKTGKGNLTEEIFHLASSYLNETLLHLDTEQFKKAVSAITGARNIYVYGSGSCECLVDLFQFRLNRLGLDIKKIAKSGHEIFESLVNIDCQDVIVIFGFVNILPEVRVLLDFAGQKICTTLLITDLLVSEMIEKSNIVLYTARGELWEFHSMVAPIALLESLIVGVSRKNEKESLCKLDELHKLRKHYEEYIPKY; this is encoded by the coding sequence ATGAATTTTTTAGATTTAAATACACAGATAGATGATATGACAGGCAGTCAGAAAAAAATTGCGGATTTCATTTCAAAAAACCATGCCCGCCTGGCGTATCTTACAGAAAAAGAGATAGCCGAAGAGCTTAAAATAAGCCCTGCTACTATCTCAAGATTTTGGAGGACAATTGGGTTTTCAAACAGCAAAGAGTTTAAAAAGTATCTGAAAGAAAAAATGACCACCACACCGGCAAATAAGCTTGAAGATATTTTAAACAAAACAGGAAAAGGGAATTTAACGGAAGAAATATTTCATTTAGCTTCCAGCTATTTGAACGAAACATTGCTGCATCTTGATACTGAACAATTTAAGAAGGCCGTTTCTGCAATAACAGGCGCCAGAAACATCTATGTTTACGGCTCAGGTTCCTGCGAATGTCTGGTTGACCTTTTTCAATTCCGTTTAAATCGACTAGGTTTAGATATAAAAAAAATAGCCAAAAGCGGCCATGAAATATTTGAATCGCTGGTCAATATCGACTGTCAGGATGTCATTGTAATTTTCGGTTTTGTCAATATATTGCCGGAAGTAAGGGTGCTTTTGGATTTTGCCGGGCAAAAGATATGCACAACACTGTTAATCACAGATCTTTTAGTTTCTGAAATGATAGAAAAAAGCAATATTGTCCTTTATACTGCCCGCGGAGAATTATGGGAGTTTCACTCCATGGTCGCCCCCATTGCACTTTTAGAATCTCTTATTGTAGGAGTTTCCCGCAAAAATGAAAAAGAATCCCTTTGCAAATTGGATGAGCTGCATAAGCTCCGCAAACATTATGAGGAATATATACCAAAGTATTGA
- a CDS encoding tocopherol cyclase family protein, producing the protein MFKVFRQEAFLGKLSYKRYFEGWYFKHVSRNLLNAYSFIPGISLCPENPHAFIQVIDGVTGETKYIQYSLDEFSWDSKGFMVKVGHSVFTDKHISVNIQDEKTKIAAKINYKDSVKYPKSLLSPGIMGWYSYVPYMECKHAIVSLNHDLWGEMSIDGKTFDFTGGKGYIEKDWGTSFPKEWLWLHCNNFESKDASVFISIANIPWLKSYFIGFIAFLYTGKELFRFATYNKSKITKLVKVENSIHISIMNNKYKMDMEIQPENSGVLMAPVMGNMDRRIKESIDSKVTVRLEDTKGGIIFGDNGIRAGLEVIDSIFHYFI; encoded by the coding sequence ATGTTTAAAGTATTCAGACAGGAAGCATTTTTAGGAAAGCTGTCTTATAAAAGATATTTTGAAGGCTGGTATTTCAAGCATGTAAGCCGGAATCTTTTAAATGCATATTCCTTTATCCCAGGAATATCGCTGTGCCCTGAAAATCCCCATGCATTCATACAGGTTATAGACGGCGTTACGGGAGAGACAAAATACATACAATACAGCCTTGATGAATTCTCATGGGACAGTAAAGGATTTATGGTTAAAGTAGGCCATTCGGTATTTACCGATAAACATATATCTGTAAATATCCAGGATGAAAAAACAAAAATAGCAGCAAAAATAAATTATAAGGATTCTGTAAAATACCCCAAGAGCCTTTTATCACCGGGGATCATGGGGTGGTATTCCTATGTACCATATATGGAGTGCAAGCATGCGATAGTTTCCCTCAACCATGATCTTTGGGGAGAAATGTCAATTGACGGGAAAACATTTGATTTTACCGGCGGCAAAGGCTATATAGAAAAGGATTGGGGCACATCCTTTCCAAAGGAGTGGCTGTGGCTTCATTGCAACAATTTTGAGAGCAAAGATGCTTCGGTTTTTATTTCTATTGCAAATATACCCTGGCTTAAAAGCTATTTTATAGGCTTTATTGCATTTTTATATACAGGAAAGGAGTTATTCAGATTTGCCACCTATAATAAATCGAAGATAACTAAGCTGGTGAAAGTTGAGAATTCGATACATATATCTATTATGAACAATAAATACAAAATGGATATGGAAATTCAGCCGGAAAACTCCGGTGTCCTTATGGCGCCGGTTATGGGGAATATGGACAGGAGAATAAAAGAGAGCATTGATTCAAAGGTAACAGTAAGATTAGAAGATACAAAGGGCGGTATAATATTTGGAGACAACGGAATCAGGGCGGGTTTGGAAGTAATAGACAGCATATTCCATTACTTCATATGA
- a CDS encoding energy-coupling factor ABC transporter ATP-binding protein, with amino-acid sequence MPQGIISIKGLSFTYPGDTVPSLKNIGLEINEGDFTAIIGSNGSGKTTLCKVINGVIPHYITGDFEGTVEVKGKNTLNFSVASLALNVAYVYQDFENQLVRSTVHDDVIFAPLNFGYTDYKKRGEDALKLLSLEHIKDKFIWELSGGQKHMAALAGVMSLNPDIIIVDEPAAQLDPVNAVLIYEKLKALNEVYRKTVIVIEHHSEFIADYCNSVIMMDEGRLLWKKDVKEALNSPELKGKNIYPPQVTQAAYILSRSSLKNENFNGYPISIKGCREYFGNINMVSVNDDKGIELKNSEKKPAIVFEGVSYGSKALDNEMKLALNDINLTVYEGERLALVGSNVQENQLF; translated from the coding sequence ATGCCTCAAGGGATTATTTCCATCAAGGGTCTGTCGTTTACTTACCCCGGAGATACGGTGCCTTCTTTAAAAAATATAGGCCTTGAAATCAACGAAGGGGATTTTACTGCCATAATCGGAAGCAACGGCAGCGGAAAAACCACTCTTTGCAAAGTGATAAACGGGGTGATTCCCCATTATATTACCGGAGATTTTGAAGGTACAGTGGAAGTTAAGGGTAAAAATACCCTTAACTTTTCTGTGGCTTCTCTGGCCTTAAATGTGGCATATGTATATCAGGATTTCGAAAACCAGCTGGTACGCTCAACAGTACATGATGATGTGATATTCGCCCCCTTGAATTTCGGATATACGGATTATAAAAAACGCGGCGAAGATGCCTTAAAATTATTGAGTCTGGAACACATAAAGGATAAATTTATATGGGAATTGAGCGGAGGTCAAAAACACATGGCAGCCCTTGCAGGAGTGATGTCTCTGAATCCTGATATTATAATAGTCGATGAGCCGGCAGCACAGTTAGACCCTGTAAATGCAGTGCTAATATATGAAAAATTAAAAGCATTAAATGAAGTATACAGAAAAACCGTCATTGTCATTGAACACCACAGCGAATTCATAGCAGATTACTGCAATTCGGTGATAATGATGGATGAGGGGCGCTTATTGTGGAAAAAGGATGTAAAGGAAGCATTGAACAGTCCTGAATTAAAGGGAAAAAACATATATCCGCCACAGGTTACCCAGGCAGCGTATATATTGTCACGAAGCAGTTTAAAGAATGAAAATTTTAACGGTTATCCCATAAGCATCAAAGGTTGCAGAGAGTATTTCGGCAATATTAACATGGTCTCTGTAAATGATGATAAAGGCATTGAATTAAAAAACAGTGAAAAAAAGCCTGCAATTGTTTTTGAAGGCGTCTCATACGGCAGCAAAGCATTGGACAATGAGATGAAGTTGGCTTTGAATGATATAAATCTTACCGTATATGAAGGTGAGAGGCTGGCTTTGGTCGGAAGCAACGTGCAGGAAAATCAACTCTTTTAA